The genomic DNA AAGGTTGACTCCATAACCGTTTTTAGTTTGATCAGTAtggagtgttttttttgtttcaatatagGTTCTCTGTAACGGGAGATTTTGCACCAGTGGCTATAATAGgaggttttgttggtttaaCGGTGCTAATGGCCGGACATAGCCTGAAGCAGCAGCTTGTGCATGCTCCGGCAATCAGTACAAGAAAGAACAGAAGAGCGGCTGTAGCTGAGGTCGATGATCCAGAGAATTGTGTTTCCTCCGCTGACAAATTCATCAACAAGTCTTGGCTACGTAAAGTAGGTCAGATTCAAGATAAGTCTAAAGCAATCTTATCTGATCCCACCCGACCTAACCCATACACCACGTATGTTCTAGACATCAcctctcttcaatttttttcttttctttctataactatatatcatataattgcATAGATCACATATAACTAGTTTTGTAAAAACTCACTAGAAAAACTCAAATCTGTCTTTTGTTAATGTGTGCAAAGGCCTCGAAATGCAGAGACCTTGAACTCCGTTGGCGTGGCTCCAAAGGGAATCTGAAAACTTTCTTAAGAGTTcgaacaagatttttttttttttttttgctttcgaATAAAAAGTCTCatttatgttttctaatttctttgtttctaattaAACTGTACTgtacatataaaataatatctttGAGCTTGTTTCAAATAaagttgctttctttttcttcctagttctttctccttttttactTATATCAGACGTCTTTTGAAGTTTAAAATCCTATTGAATACTTGCATTACTGACGTTGTGGTTGCAACCTATCAAGGACTTGACAAAGAGTAGTACCAGTCCTGTCCATGAAGCAGCTTACAAACAACTTTCACAATAAAACGTACACTCACCTAACTGCATCGAAAAGTAATCCCCAAGAAAAGTAATACAAAGAGTCGATTACAGATGCTTGAAAGGAAAGATGGTTCATCTTTGTGGTTGCAACCTATCAAGAACTTGTTTCTACTTTGCCCCTTCTCTAGAGGAAGATGAAACTGATTTAGGAAAGCATATCGAGAAAGCTTTTGTCCAATCTCCCTTCATGCAACATATTGGCCACCAAGCCAATGGTTGAAGCATCTCCAGCAAACCCCCGACTCCTCATTTCTTTAATGAGTTCTACTGAGGCAGCTTTGTCGCAATCTCTAAGGCGCACCCTGGTCAGTGTATTATACGTACCGCTATCTGGAAGAGGCCCAttatctttcatttttctaaacaaGGTATCTGCTTCCTGTAGTAAGTGTTTACTACACAAGCCTGCGATCATGGTATTGTAGGTTACAACATTAGGTTTCACTCCTTTGAGGCTGAGGCTACAAAATAAATCCCACGCTTCTCCCACCCTATCAGCCTTGCACATCCCATCAATCATAGTAGtatatgtaaaaatatcaaGTTCCAGTTCACTCTTTTGCATATACTCAAAGATCACCAAGGCCTTCTCTAGCTTCCCGTTTTTACAAAGTCCATCTAACAAAATGTTGTAAGTCACGATACTGGGAGGCACACCATCAAATTCCATCTTTTTGAATACCATTTGGGCATGCTCACAATCATCAGCTTGGAAAAATCCTTGGATAAGAGTATTGTAAGTGAATGTGTCTCCAACCAATCCTCTTTGAGACATCTGGCGGAAGAATTCCATACCTTCTTCTACTTTCTTAGACTTACAAAATCCTTTTATAAGAGTATTATATGTCACTATGTCTGGGAGACAAT from Camelina sativa cultivar DH55 chromosome 7, Cs, whole genome shotgun sequence includes the following:
- the LOC104703921 gene encoding uncharacterized protein LOC104703921, whose product is MAFRITSQMRPVGNQIGGPRRFATTVADGAKQTYNKFSVTGDFAPVAIIGGFVGLTVLMAGHSLKQQLVHAPAISTRKNRRAAVAEVDDPENCVSSADKFINKSWLRKVGQIQDKSKAILSDPTRPNPYTTPRNAETLNSVGVAPKGI